Below is a genomic region from Bifidobacteriaceae bacterium.
GGGCGGCGGTCCTGCCGCCGCCCCGGCCAGCCCGTGCCACCGCCCTACTGGTGGCGCTTGCGATTGCGGCGGTCGCGCTGGCCGTCGTTTCCGCCGGGACCGGGCAGATGCATTTGGCCCCGGGCGAGGTGGCGCACATCTTGGGCGCGAAGTTGGGACTGACCATTGGCGCCGAACCGGCCGCCCCCAACGCCGAGGCGGTGCTGATGTCGATCCGCCTGCCGCGCCTGACGCTGGCCGCCCTGGCCGGCGCCGCCCTGGCCACTGCGGGCGCGCTGATGCAGGGCGTCTTCCGCAACCCGTTGGCGGAGCCGGGAGTGATCGGCGTCAGCTCCGGCGCGGCGGCGGCGGCGTGCGGCGGGATCGCCTTGGGCGCGGCCGCATTGGGGCCGTGGACCACAGCCGCGCTCGCCTTCGCGGGCGGGTTGGGGACAACCCTGCTGGTCTACGGGCTCAGCCGCGCCGGCGGACGCACCGAGGTGGTCACACTCGTCCTGACGGGGGTGGCCGTCAACGCGATCGCCGGCGCCGCCATCGCCTTGTTCGTCTTCTTGGCCGATTCGGCCGCCCGCGAGGAGATCATCTTCTGGCAACTGGGCTCGCTGAACGGCACCCGTTGGCAGTATGTCGTTGTGGCCGCGCCGATCGTGCTGGTCGCGACACTGGCCGCCATGACCCTGGCCCGACAACTGGATCTCCTCACCCTGGGGGAGCGGTCCGCCCGGCATCTGGGGGTGGACGTGGAGAAACTACGCATCGGCGCGATCATTCTGGTCGCGTTGCTGACAGCCGCCGCGGTCGCCTTTTGCGGGATCATCGCCTTTGTCGGCTTGGTGGTGCCCCACCTCGTCAGAATGGCGATGGGGCCGGGCCACAGGGTGCTCCTGCCCGCCAGCGCCCTGGGCGGCGCGGTGCTGTTGATGGCCGCCGATTTGGTGGCGCGGACCGCCGTCGCCTACGCCGATCTGCCGATCGGGATGCTGACCTCGCTTGTCGGCGGCCCGTTCTTCTTCTATTTGCTGCGCCGCACGCGGCGCCAGTGCGGGGGGTGGGGCTAATGGCGGCGTTGCTGGCGGCGCGAGCGGTCGAATACGCGGTGGGCCAGGCGCAGATCCTGAAGGGGATCGACTTAGCCGTCCGGCCGGGGGAGATCCTGGCGTTGGCGGGGCCGAACGGCGCCGGGAAGTCGACCTTGCTCGCGGTTCTGGCGGGCGACCTGCGGCCGACGCGCGGACAGGTGACGTTGGACGGCCAGCCGCTGCACGGCATCGGCGTCAAGGAACTGGCCCGAAAGCGGGCGGTGATGCTGCAGGAAGCCCACGTCTCGTTCCCGTTCTCGGTGGCGGACGTGGTCAGGATGGGGCGCGCCCCGTGGGGTGGCTCCGATCCGGCGGCGGACGATGCCGCGGTGGCCGCCGCGCTCGCCGCCACCGACACGCTCGGGCTGGCCAGGCGGGTTTTTCAGACGCTGTCCGGGGGTGAGAAGGCCAGGGTCGCCTTCGCGCGGACCTTGGCCCAAGACTCACAGGTCTTGTTGCTCGACGAGCCGACGGCGGCCCTGGACATCCGGCACCAGGAATTGGTCATGTCGCTGGCGCGGCGGCAGGCGGACCAGGGCCGGGCGGTGCTCGCCGTGCTGCACGGTTTGACGTTGGCGGCGGCCTGGGCAGACCGGCTGGCGCTGATCGGCGGGGGCCGACTGGCGGGGATTGGCCCAGTCGTCGAGGTGGCGACCCCCGAGCGGCTGAGCGAGTTGTACCAGCATCCGATCCGGGTCGAGTTAGACCCGGCCACCGGCCTGCCGGTGGTGGCGCCGAAGCGGGGGGCTTTGGTATGCGCGGTGTGATCAGGGTCCGCGCGGCGAGGCCCGGGTGGAGCGCCAGGCGGCGCGGCCTGGCCGGTGGTGGCGCGCGCGGTGGCGTCGACGCTTTGCGGCCGGGCCGGGCGTCATCCCCGGACGCGCCGGAGGGGCGCGGGCCGGGCCGGGCGCGGGTCCGGCGGTTCGCCGCCGCGGCGCTGACGGCCATGGTGCTCGGGGCGGCGGCCCTGCCGGCGGCGGCGGCCGGGGCCAGCGTGACCGTGGCCGGCGTTGGCGGCGTGGCCCAGGCGAACGCCGACGGCCCCACCACACTGAAGCTGACGGGCTCGGGCTTCCAATCGATCCAGGGCGGATTCGGCGGCATCTATGTGCTGTTCGGGTCGGTCTCAGGCAATTGGCGCCCCTCGGCTGGAGGAGTGGGCGGCCGCGATTTCCTGTACGTGCCGGACGTCCAGGCGAAGGACAACGCGGGCCGGGAGAAGTTTGTCGCCTTCCCCGGTTCGGAGACGGCCGCCTCCGCGAACGGCGGTGTGATCGCGGCCGACGGCTCCTGGTCCACCACGATCGAGGTGCCCGGCGCGGTCTTCGAAGTCGAAGACGCCTCCGGCCAAACTCAGCGGGTCGACTGCCGCGAGGTCCAATGCGGCGTCATCACGATTGGCGCGCACGCGGTGGTCAACGCGAACAACGAGACGTTCACGCCGGTCAGCTTCGGGGGCGCGGCCGCCGGCGGGACGACCAGTTCGGCAGACGCCGGGGCGACCGGCGCTGAGGCGGCCGACGCGGCCACGAACGCCAACGCCGCCGCGCCGCCGGCCGCCGCCGGCGTCCCAACCTTGGGCGTGGACGCGACCACGGCTGTGGCCGGACACGCCTTGGCGTTCACGGCGCGCGGGTTCGCGCCGGGGGAGCAGGTCACAGCCGTGTTGGACGATGGCGAGGTGTCGGTCGGCCCCTTGACCGCCGGGCAATTCGGCGAGGTCGCCTCCACCATCCCGCTGGCGGCCGACCTGCGGGTGGGCTCCCACACCCTGAAGATCACCGGGGCTGCGTCCGGCACCGCCGCCGAGGCCATGTTGACTGTTCGGCGCGACCCGTCGCTGGTCGAGGCCTCCGAACAGGCGGCGGACAACTCCGCCGAAATCGGCCACGCCCGCACCCTGACCCCCTGGCAGATCGGCATTGTGATCGCAGCGATCGTCTTTGTGCTGGTCCTGGTGGGGTCTTTGGCCGCCGCGGCGGCCACCAGGCGCTCGCGAGCCAGGCGGTCGCGGCAGTCGCAGGCTGGCTCGTCGGTGAACGAGGCGCGGCTGGCCCATGCCGCCCCGTGGCCTGCGGCGGCTGGCGGCGAACCCTGGGGGCGCGTGGCACCGGGCTCGGCGTTGGACGAGGCCGGGCCGCCCCACGCTGCCACGGGGATTGCGACGGCCGGCGGCGAGCCTTGGGGGCGGGTGCCTACCGGATCGGCATCGGGTGAGGCCGGGCCGCCCCAAACCGGAACGGCGCCGGGGCGCCCGCCCGCGCCGCACCGGCCGTCCTCAATCGGAGACGGGCCGACCGAGCCCCTGCCTGCTCTCGCGGCGGGAACCGGCGAGCCGTTGACGGCGTTTGCCACGGCGGCGGAGGCGTTGCCGCAGTCGGCACCGCCGGCGCCGGCTTGGGTTGAGGCGGCGCCAGCGGCCGGGGAGGCGCCGTGAGGGGCTGGAAGGCGGTGGCGCGGGTTGGCCTCGCGCTGGCCGCGGCCGGGCCGTTGACGGCCTGGTCGGGGCCGCTCCTGTTCGCCGCCGCGCCCTGGGCGGCTTGGGCGGAGGGCGGCGACGGCGACGCGGGGGGCGACATCGCGCTCAGCGTCACCATCCCGCAAGGGTCGGCCACCGGTGACCCGGAGCCGCCAGCCGACCGCACAAACCTCGCCAACGCCCAATTGACCTGGGGATTCAACCTGGAGACGCGGGGCAAGAGCTATTTCGGGGAGTGCAATTTCCTGATGGCCGGCAAGCCCGGCGCGAACGGCGACGCGGGCGCCGCCCGCGAATGGGGGCCTGGCGCCTGGGGCAAGAACCTCTACCACGCCGAATCCGGCGCCGCCAAAGTGGTGAACGGCTCCGGCGCCCTGGTCCCATTCGAACGCCGCTGCCTTGACCCGGCGGGGGAACCGGTCAAGTACAACGCCGCCCGCCAGGCCGATTCGACCTACACGGACACCCGGGTGACGTTGACCGGCGGGACCGGTTGGCGGGACAACCAGACCGGCCAGGCTCGGATCGCCTGGGAGGGCGGGTTCTCGGTGATCTACTACGACGGGTTGACCTACTTCTGGATCGAAGACCCCGTGCTGACGGTGGACGCGAACGGCGGGGCCGAACTCAAGGCGACCGCCGGAGGCTACGGCGCGCCGCGCGAAGGCGGCGCCTGGGGCCGGCACCCCGAGACGGAGGTGGTGCTGGCGACCGCCTCGGCGGCATCGGGCGTGGCCGGCGGCGAAGGCGCGGCTCTGAGCGAAAACGGCCTGACGCTCAAACACGCCTACGCGAACCGGGCGGTCGGCGTGCCGCCGGGGGCCCCGGCGCAGCGGCTGGGCGGCGACTCGAGCACGCCGGGCGCCTGGCCGCAGTCGTTTGTGGACTTCCAAGGCCTGACGGGCCTGCATTCGTACTGGTACTCCTCCGGGGCCGCGATCGACCACCGCAAGCCACCGGACGCCGCCTATGTCAGCTGGGACGCCGCGCGGCCGGTCGACTCGCCGACTGAGACCCCGGCAACGCGGCCGGGGGCCGCCAAGGGCTGGACCGGCGGCCAGTCAGCCAAAGCGGCGAACCTGGTGGCGCGGGTGACCGGCGCGCAGGGCGGGGCGGGCGCGGCCACGGCCGCCGCCAGCCCTTGGGGTCCCCCGCCGGAGCCCGTGGTCATGACGAAAGTCCCCAAAGACTTGGTGCCGGAGCGGATTCAAGACGCCGGCACCTCGATCGCGGTCGACGCCGCGATTCTCACCCTGCTGGTCTCAGCCTCTTTCGCCTTGATCGCCTGGCGGCGCGGCTGGTT
It encodes:
- a CDS encoding iron ABC transporter permease; protein product: MSTETQATSRAIEARPPEVTAAGAAVLPPPRPARATALLVALAIAAVALAVVSAGTGQMHLAPGEVAHILGAKLGLTIGAEPAAPNAEAVLMSIRLPRLTLAALAGAALATAGALMQGVFRNPLAEPGVIGVSSGAAAAACGGIALGAAALGPWTTAALAFAGGLGTTLLVYGLSRAGGRTEVVTLVLTGVAVNAIAGAAIALFVFLADSAAREEIIFWQLGSLNGTRWQYVVVAAPIVLVATLAAMTLARQLDLLTLGERSARHLGVDVEKLRIGAIILVALLTAAAVAFCGIIAFVGLVVPHLVRMAMGPGHRVLLPASALGGAVLLMAADLVARTAVAYADLPIGMLTSLVGGPFFFYLLRRTRRQCGGWG
- a CDS encoding heme ABC transporter ATP-binding protein; translated protein: MAALLAARAVEYAVGQAQILKGIDLAVRPGEILALAGPNGAGKSTLLAVLAGDLRPTRGQVTLDGQPLHGIGVKELARKRAVMLQEAHVSFPFSVADVVRMGRAPWGGSDPAADDAAVAAALAATDTLGLARRVFQTLSGGEKARVAFARTLAQDSQVLLLDEPTAALDIRHQELVMSLARRQADQGRAVLAVLHGLTLAAAWADRLALIGGGRLAGIGPVVEVATPERLSELYQHPIRVELDPATGLPVVAPKRGALVCAV